In Gammaproteobacteria bacterium, a single window of DNA contains:
- the wrbA gene encoding NAD(P)H:quinone oxidoreductase codes for MGEILVLYYSRYGATAEMARRVARGVAEIPGMEARLRTVPPVSAVCEATEDEIPRQGPPYATLEDLISCAGIALGSPTRFGNMAAPLKYFLDQTSALWLSGKLSGKPAGMFTSTSSLHGGQESTLLSMMLPLLHHGMLIVGLPYTEAALLETASGGTPYGPSHHAGMRSDHPLTDDEKTLCLALGRRLAETARDLDFARRNSSES; via the coding sequence ATGGGCGAGATCCTGGTTCTCTACTACAGCCGCTACGGTGCGACCGCCGAGATGGCGCGCCGGGTCGCCCGAGGTGTCGCGGAGATCCCGGGGATGGAGGCGAGACTGCGCACGGTCCCGCCAGTGTCGGCGGTTTGCGAGGCAACTGAAGACGAGATCCCTCGGCAAGGCCCTCCCTACGCGACGCTGGAAGACCTGATTTCATGCGCGGGGATCGCCCTGGGAAGCCCGACGCGATTTGGTAATATGGCGGCCCCGCTGAAGTATTTCCTTGACCAGACCAGCGCCCTGTGGCTGTCCGGCAAACTGTCCGGCAAACCCGCCGGAATGTTCACCTCGACCTCCAGCCTCCATGGCGGTCAGGAATCCACACTGCTCTCGATGATGCTGCCACTGCTGCACCACGGCATGCTGATCGTGGGACTTCCCTATACCGAGGCGGCGCTGCTGGAAACGGCTAGCGGCGGCACACCGTACGGACCGAGCCACCACGCCGGGATGAGAAGCGATCACCCACTCACCGATGACGAGAAGACGTTGTGTCTCGCGCTCGGACGTCGGCTGGCGGAAACGGCCCGCGACCTGGATTTCGCAAGAAGGAACTCGAGCGAATCGTGA
- a CDS encoding DUF4124 domain-containing protein: MNRIATFFALACLLTPLAVSATMYKWRDASGQIHYTQTPPPDTESVEITPEKPPPTAGQPDPQLQQEMGAFQDRRLERMESDASAAREQHEAETRQQNCERSRQSLTQLTSRGRVKFKEGDEYRTLPEEERQELIRAAEENVARYCD; encoded by the coding sequence TTGAACCGGATCGCTACATTTTTTGCCTTGGCATGCCTGCTGACTCCCCTGGCGGTCTCGGCGACGATGTACAAGTGGCGGGACGCATCAGGCCAGATTCACTACACCCAGACCCCGCCCCCCGATACCGAATCGGTGGAAATCACACCGGAAAAGCCGCCGCCAACCGCGGGACAACCGGATCCCCAGCTGCAGCAAGAGATGGGGGCTTTCCAGGATCGCCGCCTGGAAAGGATGGAATCGGACGCGAGCGCGGCGCGCGAACAGCACGAAGCGGAAACCCGGCAACAGAATTGCGAGCGCTCCCGGCAATCGCTGACCCAGCTCACCAGCCGCGGCCGGGTCAAGTTCAAGGAAGGCGACGAATACAGGACCCTGCCCGAGGAAGAGCGACAGGAACTCATCCGCGCGGCCGAGGAGAACGTCGCCAGGTATTGCGACTGA
- a CDS encoding proline--tRNA ligase, with amino-acid sequence MRTSTFPLYTVKEIPADAEIVSHKLMLRAGMIRKLASGLYTWLPLGLRVLRKVENIIREEMNRSGAIEILMPSVQPSELWRESRRWEMYGPELLRLHDRHGRDFCYGPTHEEVITDLARREIRSYKQLPVNFYQIQTKFRDEVRPRFGVMRAREFIMKDAYSFHMDQASLAETYEAMYATYSCIFDRLGLEYRAVQADTGAIGGNTSHEFHVLADSGEDAIAFSSEGGYAANVELAAATPPAGDRTAPDEELREVDTPGAHTISEVSEFLGIPGSRCVKTLVVRGEGDRLVALVLRGDHELNRVKAERLDGVAAPLELADETAVLAACGCRPGSIGPVGLEIPIFVDHAAAQLADFVCGANRDGAHLTGVNWGRDLPDIDSVDLRNVVDGDPSPDGRGTLSIVRGIEVGHIFQLGSKYSQAMNATALDESGRAVEMIMGCYGIGVTRIVAAAIEQNHDDRGIVWPTPVAPFQVALAPINMGRSQPTRQKAESLYEDLLAAGIDTLFDDRDIRPGVMFADLELIGIPHRVVLGERGLDSDTAEYKGRRDEKPRDIPLEELLPFLRSELVANRSEPM; translated from the coding sequence ATGCGAACGTCCACTTTCCCTCTCTACACTGTGAAGGAAATACCGGCCGACGCCGAGATCGTCAGTCACAAGCTGATGCTGCGAGCCGGCATGATCCGCAAGCTGGCCTCCGGCCTCTACACCTGGCTTCCGCTCGGCCTACGGGTGTTGCGCAAGGTCGAGAACATTATCCGTGAGGAGATGAACCGAAGTGGTGCCATCGAGATCCTGATGCCATCTGTCCAGCCCTCCGAGCTTTGGCGGGAATCCAGGCGCTGGGAGATGTACGGTCCCGAGCTGCTGCGTTTGCACGACCGTCACGGCCGTGATTTCTGCTATGGTCCCACGCACGAGGAGGTCATCACCGACCTGGCCCGGCGCGAGATCCGCAGCTACAAGCAGTTGCCCGTCAACTTCTACCAGATCCAGACGAAGTTCCGTGACGAGGTGCGGCCACGATTCGGTGTGATGCGTGCCCGCGAATTCATCATGAAGGACGCCTATTCCTTTCATATGGACCAGGCGTCCCTCGCCGAGACCTACGAGGCGATGTACGCGACCTATAGCTGCATCTTCGACCGGCTCGGTCTGGAGTATCGGGCGGTACAGGCCGACACCGGTGCGATCGGTGGCAACACGTCGCATGAATTCCATGTCCTGGCCGATTCCGGCGAGGATGCCATCGCCTTCTCTTCTGAAGGCGGTTATGCGGCCAACGTCGAACTCGCCGCGGCCACGCCACCGGCGGGTGATCGTACGGCACCAGACGAGGAGCTGCGGGAAGTCGACACACCCGGTGCCCACACGATATCCGAGGTCAGCGAGTTTCTGGGGATCCCCGGATCGCGTTGCGTCAAGACGCTCGTCGTTCGGGGAGAGGGGGACAGGCTCGTCGCCCTGGTGCTTCGCGGAGATCACGAACTCAATCGCGTCAAGGCCGAAAGACTCGATGGCGTTGCCGCGCCACTCGAACTCGCCGACGAAACCGCCGTACTGGCCGCCTGCGGGTGCCGCCCCGGATCCATCGGTCCGGTCGGACTGGAGATTCCGATCTTCGTCGACCATGCCGCGGCCCAACTCGCGGATTTCGTCTGCGGCGCCAACCGGGATGGCGCGCACCTGACCGGCGTCAACTGGGGACGCGATCTGCCCGATATCGACAGCGTCGATCTGCGCAACGTCGTCGACGGCGATCCGAGCCCGGACGGACGGGGAACCCTGTCCATCGTCCGCGGCATCGAGGTCGGACACATCTTCCAGCTCGGCTCGAAATACAGCCAGGCCATGAATGCCACTGCCCTGGACGAGAGCGGACGCGCCGTCGAGATGATCATGGGTTGCTACGGCATCGGCGTCACGCGCATCGTCGCCGCGGCGATCGAGCAGAACCACGACGATCGCGGCATCGTCTGGCCCACGCCCGTCGCACCTTTCCAGGTCGCCCTGGCGCCGATCAACATGGGCCGCTCGCAACCAACCCGCCAGAAGGCCGAGTCCCTGTACGAGGATTTGCTCGCAGCCGGTATCGATACCCTGTTCGACGATCGCGACATCCGCCCGGGCGTCATGTTCGCCGACCTCGAACTGATCGGAATCCCGCACCGTGTCGTGCTGGGGGAACGGGGACTCGATTCAGACACAGCGGAATACAAGGGGCGCCGGGACGAGAAGCCACGAGATATCCCACTGGAGGAACTGCTGCCGTTCCTGAGGTCGGAACTCGTGGCGAACCGATCGGAGCCGATGTGA
- a CDS encoding serine protein kinase has product DRSKKVRLYAGEDVEGYSESEVERIRTESPEEGMTGVSPRFVINAISNAITRSEARSLTSMEVLLALKDTIDSDARMETRQKQQWIDLLVAARKDFYNRWVKEDVHKALFASFEEEAQELLDKYLDEVEAILDQREVEDPITGETRPPDERFLRSVEEKIRISDSGKHSFRQEVVRKAMVAFKAGEKFTLDSHSRLHEAIEQYLFEERRDVLRLVGSAARPDDEAQQKISAVQERLVLEYGYDAHSAREALNYVTTLLSQE; this is encoded by the coding sequence GATCGCTCGAAGAAGGTCAGGCTCTATGCCGGCGAGGACGTCGAGGGCTACTCCGAGAGCGAGGTCGAGCGCATTCGCACCGAGTCGCCGGAGGAGGGGATGACGGGGGTCAGTCCGCGTTTCGTCATCAATGCGATCTCCAACGCCATCACACGCAGCGAGGCCCGCAGCCTGACGAGCATGGAGGTGCTGCTGGCCCTGAAGGACACCATCGATTCGGACGCCCGTATGGAGACGCGGCAGAAGCAGCAGTGGATCGACCTGTTGGTCGCGGCGCGCAAGGATTTCTATAACCGCTGGGTCAAGGAGGACGTTCACAAGGCATTGTTCGCCTCCTTCGAGGAAGAGGCCCAGGAACTGCTCGACAAGTATCTCGACGAGGTGGAGGCCATACTCGACCAGCGCGAGGTGGAGGACCCGATCACCGGGGAGACCCGACCGCCCGACGAACGGTTTCTGCGCTCGGTGGAGGAGAAGATCCGGATCTCGGATTCCGGCAAGCATTCCTTCCGCCAGGAGGTCGTGCGCAAGGCGATGGTCGCGTTCAAGGCGGGCGAGAAGTTCACGCTCGACAGCCATTCGCGTTTGCACGAGGCCATCGAGCAGTATCTGTTCGAGGAGCGACGCGACGTACTGCGTCTGGTCGGGTCGGCGGCGCGCCCGGACGATGAGGCGCAACAGAAGATCTCGGCCGTTCAGGAACGTCTGGTGTTGGAGTACGGGTACGACGCGCACAGCGCCAGGGAGGCCCTGAACTACGTCACCACGCTTCTGTCGCAGGAGTAA
- a CDS encoding zinc ABC transporter substrate-binding protein, with protein MLWRFVLSLALATPALSAAEPIRVVVSVPPLEYLVERVGGPRVQVQSMVQPGFSPATYEPTPKQVKNLAGADLYVRTGVPFENAWLTRFRSANPDMEVLDAREGLEVQISDRHGKHDGHDPHVWTSPPLAGHMARNIRDTLISLAPGNATAFEAGYAALNAELGALDVELRKTLSDLPTSRFMVYHPAWGHFAERYGLTQIAIEKDAKEPSARALIALIDEAKRDGITVVFIQPQFDRRLAEQVARAIGGHVEVLDPLSPDYMENLREVARRIAAAGIAPPQR; from the coding sequence ATGTTGTGGAGATTCGTCTTGTCGCTGGCACTGGCCACCCCGGCCCTCAGCGCCGCGGAACCTATCCGGGTCGTGGTGAGCGTGCCGCCGCTGGAGTATCTCGTTGAACGTGTGGGAGGGCCGCGGGTCCAGGTTCAATCCATGGTGCAGCCCGGCTTCAGTCCGGCGACCTACGAGCCGACGCCGAAACAAGTCAAGAACCTCGCAGGCGCTGATCTCTACGTTCGTACCGGTGTCCCGTTCGAAAACGCCTGGCTGACGAGATTCCGCTCGGCGAATCCTGACATGGAAGTCCTCGATGCACGCGAGGGACTCGAGGTTCAGATAAGCGATAGGCACGGGAAACATGACGGGCACGATCCGCATGTCTGGACCAGTCCACCGCTCGCCGGTCACATGGCGAGAAACATACGGGACACGCTGATCTCACTCGCGCCCGGTAACGCGACGGCGTTCGAGGCCGGTTATGCGGCATTGAACGCGGAACTCGGTGCGCTGGACGTGGAGCTACGCAAAACGCTCTCCGACCTGCCAACCTCCCGATTCATGGTCTATCACCCCGCCTGGGGGCACTTTGCCGAACGGTACGGACTCACCCAGATCGCCATCGAGAAGGACGCAAAGGAGCCCAGCGCCAGGGCGCTGATTGCGCTGATCGACGAGGCGAAGCGCGACGGCATCACTGTTGTCTTCATCCAGCCACAGTTCGACCGCCGGCTGGCTGAACAGGTCGCCCGCGCCATTGGCGGGCATGTCGAGGTCCTGGATCCACTTTCCCCGGACTACATGGAGAATCTGCGCGAGGTCGCGCGACGGATCGCCGCGGCCGGCATCGCGCCGCCGCAGCGCTAG
- a CDS encoding SpoVR family protein, translating into MERTLEHYLPKIEALARESGLVYFPVDYEQVPDSFMMEVAVYGLPVRMPHWSFGVRYIYQFVQHRMGHSRLFEVVFPGDPGRAYLSRNNSVAENVLVAAHVLGHADFSRNNLLFEAAQRSVGYHIVEQAAVHAREISRAIERHGIDRVEAVLDAALSLEQYIAVDRDLTRQPYPEYVEEKTEPASSPFRSRYDRLPGGGRSRGGVAEPKRSPIPPHPEHDLLWFVANYAPEMEPWERDVFLAVREESFYFYPVFACQIMNEGWASYWHARLLREADFLPQQMYLEAVKAHSDVVRPYAAGQEVSLKINPYHLGFFIWEDIVESGGLEAARKVMRENDDFGFIRNHLEESLARKLDLFTWEARRSGEVRAKAFDIDAIREFVLSGKFNFGAPRVHVAEMRADGTLVLVHEHATDGRGLDRQSAEKVMDYLLRVWRRTVELRTVDAKGGPSRIVRQPKG; encoded by the coding sequence ATGGAGAGGACGCTCGAACATTACCTGCCGAAGATCGAGGCCCTCGCTCGCGAGAGTGGTCTGGTGTATTTCCCGGTCGACTACGAGCAGGTCCCGGACAGCTTCATGATGGAGGTGGCGGTCTACGGCCTGCCGGTGAGGATGCCGCACTGGTCGTTCGGTGTGCGGTATATCTACCAGTTCGTGCAGCACCGCATGGGGCATTCCCGCCTGTTCGAGGTCGTGTTTCCCGGAGATCCGGGCCGCGCCTATCTGTCCCGCAACAACAGCGTGGCTGAGAACGTGCTGGTTGCCGCGCATGTACTGGGTCATGCGGATTTCTCTCGCAACAACCTGCTCTTCGAGGCGGCACAGCGATCCGTCGGGTACCACATCGTAGAGCAGGCGGCCGTCCATGCCCGCGAGATCTCCCGGGCGATCGAGCGCCACGGCATCGATCGGGTCGAAGCGGTGCTGGATGCGGCACTGTCACTGGAGCAGTACATCGCGGTGGATCGCGATCTGACACGGCAGCCCTATCCGGAATACGTCGAGGAGAAGACGGAACCGGCCTCCTCGCCTTTCCGGTCTCGATACGATCGCCTGCCGGGCGGCGGGAGATCCCGGGGTGGTGTTGCCGAGCCGAAGCGTTCACCGATCCCGCCGCATCCGGAACACGATCTGCTCTGGTTCGTGGCCAACTACGCCCCGGAGATGGAGCCCTGGGAGAGGGATGTCTTCCTCGCCGTGAGGGAGGAGTCGTTCTATTTCTATCCCGTTTTCGCGTGCCAGATCATGAACGAGGGCTGGGCCAGCTACTGGCACGCGCGTCTGTTGCGCGAGGCGGATTTCCTGCCCCAGCAGATGTATCTGGAGGCGGTGAAGGCGCATTCTGACGTGGTCAGGCCGTACGCGGCCGGTCAGGAGGTCTCGCTGAAGATCAATCCCTATCACCTGGGATTCTTTATCTGGGAGGATATCGTCGAGAGCGGCGGCTTGGAGGCGGCGCGCAAGGTGATGCGCGAGAACGACGACTTCGGTTTCATTCGTAACCACCTGGAAGAGTCGCTCGCACGGAAACTCGATCTGTTCACCTGGGAGGCGAGGCGCAGCGGAGAGGTCAGGGCAAAGGCGTTCGATATCGACGCGATACGGGAGTTCGTCCTGTCGGGGAAGTTCAATTTTGGCGCACCCAGGGTACATGTCGCCGAAATGCGAGCGGACGGGACGCTCGTATTGGTGCACGAGCACGCGACCGACGGCCGCGGGCTGGACCGGCAGAGCGCCGAGAAGGTCATGGACTATCTGCTCCGGGTCTGGCGCCGGACGGTGGAACTGCGTACGGTGGACGCGAAGGGCGGTCCGTCAAGGATCGTCAGGCAGCCTAAGGGTTAA
- a CDS encoding DUF2069 domain-containing protein has protein sequence MNARSIARWAALSAYFALLSMILAWYAWLSPPGKLPTALVLILLALPLLLPLRGLLYARVYTHQWTIFLALFYFLLGAASAAVPDERAFGVAVILSSLSLFTACVAFVRLSRH, from the coding sequence GTGAACGCACGATCGATCGCTCGATGGGCGGCGCTGAGCGCCTACTTCGCCCTGCTCTCGATGATCCTCGCCTGGTACGCCTGGCTCTCACCACCCGGAAAGCTACCGACAGCGCTGGTTCTCATCTTGCTCGCACTACCGTTGCTGCTGCCACTGCGCGGCCTCCTGTACGCCCGTGTCTATACTCACCAGTGGACAATCTTCCTTGCCCTGTTCTATTTCCTGCTGGGCGCTGCCAGCGCGGCGGTTCCCGACGAGCGCGCGTTCGGGGTCGCGGTCATCCTCTCCAGTCTGTCGCTGTTCACCGCCTGCGTCGCATTCGTCAGGCTGTCGCGCCACTGA
- a CDS encoding DUF444 family protein: MTDTTNTTHRPSSRWYDLFSRGARDWLRHNEKVRTAVREQLPELISRVDIGGGDGNRRLGVPVRFLEHYRFRLLAGESTAGTGQGKVGAGDVLRPADAGGDGDAGKGRGGSGEGGLEFVLELKVDDIVDWLWEEMELPNLRPREGNLADEQLEREGWDRRGARSRLDRRRSLKEALKRRAVQPRGAPFSNEDLRFRQLTRRRRPVTRAVVFFALDVSSSMSERDRRLAKTFFFWVTQGLRRQYAQVEVVFVAHTVQAWEFSEAEFFQVRGSGGTVASTAFRKVLDIVTERYDPSRYNVYLFYASDGENFAHDRGPAAGALEALAAVASFMGYVETMAGGRAMQTETANLFRALASRGASAASYPLSADRDIWNAIRKFFRRESESAEAEIGVNQGMRR, translated from the coding sequence ATGACCGATACCACCAACACGACTCACCGGCCTTCGAGCCGCTGGTACGACCTTTTCTCCCGAGGGGCGCGTGACTGGCTGCGTCACAACGAGAAGGTCCGCACCGCCGTACGCGAACAGTTGCCGGAGCTGATCTCCCGGGTCGACATCGGCGGCGGTGACGGTAACCGCAGGCTCGGTGTCCCCGTGCGTTTCCTGGAACACTACCGATTCCGGCTGCTGGCGGGGGAGTCGACCGCGGGGACCGGGCAGGGCAAGGTCGGTGCGGGGGACGTACTCCGACCGGCCGACGCGGGCGGAGATGGGGATGCCGGCAAGGGGCGCGGCGGCAGCGGTGAGGGCGGGCTCGAGTTCGTCCTGGAACTCAAGGTCGACGACATCGTCGACTGGCTCTGGGAAGAGATGGAACTGCCCAATCTGAGGCCCCGGGAGGGCAACCTGGCCGATGAGCAACTCGAGCGTGAAGGCTGGGACCGTCGGGGGGCGCGTTCGCGCCTGGATCGGAGGCGGTCCTTGAAAGAGGCGCTGAAGCGCAGGGCGGTGCAGCCCCGGGGGGCGCCCTTTTCCAATGAGGACCTGCGCTTCCGTCAGCTCACGCGACGCCGTCGCCCGGTGACGCGGGCCGTCGTGTTCTTCGCCCTGGACGTGTCCTCCAGCATGTCGGAGCGGGATCGCCGGCTCGCCAAGACCTTCTTTTTCTGGGTGACTCAGGGTCTGCGCAGGCAGTACGCCCAGGTCGAGGTGGTGTTCGTGGCCCACACCGTGCAAGCCTGGGAATTCAGCGAGGCGGAGTTCTTCCAGGTCCGTGGTTCGGGCGGCACCGTGGCATCGACCGCGTTTCGCAAGGTGCTCGACATCGTGACCGAGCGCTACGATCCATCACGCTACAACGTCTATCTGTTCTACGCCTCGGACGGAGAGAATTTCGCCCATGATCGCGGCCCCGCCGCTGGCGCGCTCGAGGCGCTGGCGGCCGTGGCAAGCTTCATGGGGTACGTCGAGACGATGGCCGGCGGCCGCGCCATGCAGACAGAAACGGCGAACCTGTTTCGTGCCCTGGCGTCACGAGGGGCGAGCGCTGCGTCCTACCCGCTCTCGGCGGACCGGGATATCTGGAACGCCATCCGGAAATTCTTCCGCCGCGAGAGCGAATCGGCCGAAGCCGAGATCGGGGTGAATCAGGGAATGCGCCGGTGA
- a CDS encoding acylphosphatase, giving the protein MGGTTQPVCVRCRVTGRVQGVFFRASTVDKARKLGLSGYARNLADGSVEVYARGGAGAVEALKTWLWEGPRYARVDAVVCMSAEPEGHRGFDIR; this is encoded by the coding sequence ATGGGTGGGACCACGCAGCCGGTCTGTGTGCGGTGCCGGGTCACGGGGCGGGTCCAGGGCGTATTCTTTCGGGCGTCGACCGTAGATAAGGCGCGCAAGCTGGGTTTGTCGGGTTATGCCAGGAACCTAGCGGACGGCAGCGTGGAGGTATATGCCAGGGGTGGGGCGGGCGCCGTCGAGGCGCTGAAGACCTGGTTGTGGGAAGGTCCGCGGTACGCGCGGGTCGACGCCGTGGTGTGCATGTCCGCCGAACCCGAGGGTCATCGCGGATTCGACATTCGCTGA
- a CDS encoding efflux RND transporter periplasmic adaptor subunit, with protein MCVLAVNGQAIAAADVRSSTGIVVPERRVTLAAKIVGRIAAVNVEEGEAVRAGELLIAIDDAELAADLASARAALDQENVSLAYKAGLDRRYQTLLRKKSVSADQADEAAFNHAAAKARVDRARALIEKAEAILRESRIEAPFDGVIVARHAEIGQVTAPGEALLVLEDQNTLRFRTAVKE; from the coding sequence ATGTGCGTGTTAGCGGTCAACGGTCAGGCGATCGCGGCGGCAGACGTCCGTTCCTCCACCGGAATCGTCGTTCCCGAAAGGCGCGTGACGCTGGCGGCGAAGATCGTGGGCCGGATTGCCGCGGTAAACGTCGAGGAGGGAGAGGCGGTGAGGGCCGGGGAACTGCTCATCGCGATCGACGATGCGGAACTCGCAGCGGACCTTGCCTCGGCGAGGGCGGCCCTGGATCAGGAAAACGTCAGTCTGGCGTATAAGGCCGGGCTGGACAGGCGTTACCAGACGTTGCTCAGGAAGAAATCGGTCTCGGCCGACCAGGCCGACGAGGCTGCGTTCAATCATGCCGCGGCGAAGGCACGGGTGGACCGGGCGAGGGCGCTGATTGAGAAGGCCGAAGCGATACTGCGCGAATCGAGGATCGAGGCACCGTTCGACGGGGTGATCGTCGCGCGTCACGCTGAGATCGGTCAGGTCACCGCGCCAGGGGAGGCACTCCTGGTTCTGGAAGACCAGAATACCCTCCGGTTTCGTACCGCTGTCAAAGAGTAA
- a CDS encoding efflux RND transporter permease subunit → MKSLIRFFADRLTLSNVLTFLIVFLGLSSLSVIQRDNFPSVDFLEMTVTTRYPGASPEDVELNVTNRIEEELKEVDGLDKYTSFSMENISIVHIWIDRDAEERYRIPVRDVVAAIRNRNIRATGGSFESYTSEKNIVTLSEFSDPMDAGEAIVKLTEGGATVRVQDLAAVRDGFEPAKILSRMNGKPAISFLVFKKESADGAIARRACRRSMPR, encoded by the coding sequence ATGAAATCCCTGATCCGGTTCTTCGCCGACAGGCTCACGCTCTCCAACGTACTGACCTTCCTCATCGTCTTTCTCGGTCTGAGTTCCCTCAGCGTCATCCAGCGCGACAATTTCCCGAGTGTGGACTTCCTCGAGATGACGGTGACCACGCGCTATCCCGGCGCGTCTCCCGAAGATGTGGAGCTCAACGTGACCAACAGGATCGAGGAGGAGCTGAAGGAGGTCGACGGACTGGACAAGTACACCTCGTTTTCCATGGAGAACATCTCCATCGTTCACATCTGGATCGACCGCGACGCCGAGGAGCGATACCGGATTCCGGTACGCGACGTCGTCGCTGCCATCCGCAACCGCAACATCCGGGCCACGGGTGGTTCCTTCGAGTCCTACACCAGCGAGAAGAACATCGTCACGCTGTCGGAATTCAGCGACCCAATGGATGCCGGGGAGGCGATCGTCAAGCTCACTGAGGGCGGGGCCACGGTCAGGGTGCAGGACCTCGCCGCCGTGAGGGATGGGTTCGAGCCGGCGAAGATCCTGTCGCGGATGAACGGAAAGCCGGCCATTTCGTTTCTGGTTTTCAAGAAGGAGTCCGCTGACGGCGCTATCGCGAGGAGGGCATGCCGCCGATCGATGCCGCGGTAG
- the arsC gene encoding arsenate reductase (glutaredoxin) (This arsenate reductase requires both glutathione and glutaredoxin to convert arsenate to arsenite, after which the efflux transporter formed by ArsA and ArsB can extrude the arsenite from the cell, providing resistance.) encodes MNESRPSVTMYHNPRCSKSRQALNLLKESGIEPEIVEYLKTPPDAETLREVLRMLGLRPRELMRTKEKRYKEMNLADMSLSEEDLIEAMVQNPILIERPIVIRGKQAALGRPPERVLEIV; translated from the coding sequence ATGAATGAGTCCCGCCCCAGCGTCACCATGTACCACAATCCCCGTTGCTCGAAGTCGCGGCAGGCCCTGAATCTGCTGAAGGAGAGCGGGATCGAACCGGAGATCGTCGAATACCTGAAGACACCGCCGGACGCGGAGACGCTGCGCGAGGTCCTGCGGATGCTGGGCTTGCGGCCGCGCGAACTGATGCGGACCAAGGAGAAACGTTACAAGGAAATGAACCTGGCGGACATGAGCCTCTCCGAGGAGGACCTGATCGAAGCCATGGTCCAAAACCCGATCCTGATCGAGCGGCCGATCGTCATTCGAGGCAAACAGGCGGCACTGGGTAGGCCGCCGGAGCGTGTCCTGGAGATCGTGTAA
- a CDS encoding efflux RND transporter permease subunit — translation MPPIDAAVEGTWSVFQPVLTTILTTVLAFMPMFFMSGTLGDFVYVIPLVVVLALTISWFDVTFLMPAHLIAGAGQIVGVTEGRREHWFEGIRETYRGFLNAVLRMRYLVVAIFVALLVIAFWYAGRYMDFVLFPTQSADEFYMLVELPSGSSLEHTKEKLAEVEALVQALPAGELDSMASLFVAFVAAAVGIYLILLLLFDSMVQPLLVMFAIPFGLVGVIFAFAVHVQPLGFLAMLGVVGLTGIVVNDSLILVNLLNRLRRQHPENSLPSQIVEAASSRLRPILLTSFTTVAGLLPMAYGLGGSDPFSAPMALAMGYGILFATPLTLLLPCPLVLQDDLSERIVRQWAALRW, via the coding sequence ATGCCGCCGATCGATGCCGCGGTAGAGGGTACCTGGTCGGTGTTCCAGCCCGTGCTGACCACGATCCTGACAACGGTCCTGGCCTTCATGCCGATGTTCTTCATGTCCGGGACCTTGGGGGACTTTGTCTACGTCATTCCGCTGGTCGTGGTGCTCGCACTCACCATCTCGTGGTTCGACGTCACGTTCCTGATGCCCGCGCACCTGATCGCCGGCGCCGGTCAGATAGTCGGGGTGACCGAAGGGAGACGCGAGCACTGGTTCGAGGGAATCCGGGAGACATACCGGGGGTTTCTAAACGCTGTCCTCAGAATGCGCTATCTCGTGGTGGCGATCTTCGTCGCGCTGCTCGTGATCGCGTTCTGGTATGCCGGGCGATACATGGATTTCGTTCTGTTTCCCACGCAGTCCGCCGACGAATTCTATATGCTCGTCGAACTGCCCAGTGGTTCATCGCTGGAACACACCAAGGAGAAACTGGCGGAGGTCGAGGCGCTCGTGCAGGCGCTGCCCGCCGGGGAACTGGACTCCATGGCGAGCCTGTTCGTTGCGTTCGTCGCCGCCGCGGTCGGCATCTACCTGATCCTGCTGTTGTTGTTCGACTCGATGGTCCAGCCGCTATTGGTCATGTTCGCCATTCCTTTCGGTCTGGTGGGCGTCATCTTCGCCTTCGCCGTGCATGTTCAGCCGCTGGGCTTCCTGGCCATGCTCGGCGTGGTCGGGTTGACCGGGATCGTTGTGAACGATTCCCTGATTTTGGTGAATCTGCTCAACCGGTTGCGGCGCCAGCACCCGGAGAACTCGCTGCCGTCCCAGATCGTCGAGGCGGCGTCGAGCCGTCTACGCCCGATACTCCTGACCTCGTTCACGACCGTCGCGGGCTTGCTGCCGATGGCATACGGGCTGGGCGGGTCGGATCCGTTCTCCGCCCCCATGGCGTTGGCGATGGGGTACGGCATCCTGTTTGCCACACCACTGACGCTGCTGCTACCCTGCCCGCTGGTCCTGCAGGACGACCTGAGTGAGCGCATCGTCCGGCAGTGGGCTGCACTGCGCTGGTGA